The following coding sequences lie in one Macrobrachium nipponense isolate FS-2020 chromosome 45, ASM1510439v2, whole genome shotgun sequence genomic window:
- the LOC135214380 gene encoding uncharacterized protein LOC135214380 isoform X2, whose amino-acid sequence MMHLSTRALFALLAVSLAYTNLLKDQRYPPYILTANTRCVANGSFRHPSNCSWFYKCENKTVEGYYQKQFFECAPGTVFDDALDICIPKSAGGQACGQVTIQESADCKRLSSPPKGYCYPSALCVGNKTTSGMCHYRVVCGENPGIVYCDMIISNAGHQCTNTSNDVCEHFKKQPIRF is encoded by the exons ATGATGCACTTGTCAACTCGAGCACTGTTTGCACTGCTGGCAGTCTCGCTAGCCTATACAAATCTTCTCAAAG ATCAACGATACCCGCCCTACATTCTTACGGCGAACACCCGTTGCGTCGCTAATGGGAGCTTCAGACATCCCAGTAACTGTTCTTGGTTCTACAA GTGTGAGAACAAGACGGTTGAGGGGTACTACCAAAAGCAGTTCTTCGAGTGTGCCCCGGGCACTGTGTTCGATGACGCCCTAGACATCTGTATTCCCAAGTCAGCTGGTGGCCAAGCCTGTGGTCAAGTGACCATCCAGGAAAGTGCCGATTGCAAGCGACTCTCATCTCCTCCAAAAGGCTACTGTTACCCCAGTGCACTTTGCGTCGGTAATAAAACTACC AGTGGTATGTGTCATTACCGAGTAGTCTGCGGAGAAAACCCAGGGATTGTTTACTGCGACATGATAATCTCGAATGCAGGACATCAGTGCACAAACACAT